The Cyclobacterium amurskyense genome contains the following window.
ATTTCGGTAAAGGACTGTGCCGTTGAGATTTTGTCAGCATTGTTGCAGAATTGGCAACAATACCGCCAAAATCAATTTACGCTTATTTTACGAATCCAGTGGCTAATGCCACTGGCTATAATCATATCACCCCTTAAGGGGTTTACAGTTACCGTAAAGATCAAAATTTTGTTTTAATAGGGAGAGTTGCAAGTTTGGTTAACGGTCCCATTGGATAGATAGCACTGTGTTTGTCATTGAATTTCGACAAAGAAACTCTTTTATGACAGCATGTTATTTCAGGTATTTTCGGCCTTCAAAGCTTATGGTTTTTGGAGATGCATGGAGGGCGTTAAAAAAATGAGTTAGCTCCAATAAGGTTAGCCCGGAATTCAGCGCCAAAAATCAAATGATGGATACCCTAATGATCTATTTTCCCTAAACCTGGATTACAAGGTCAATTCATTCCCATGAGAAATCGTTCATCAGGGAGATTATGTCAGCATTGTTGCAGAATTGGCAACAATACCGCCAAAATCAAGATGTGTTGATCATTTAATACCAAGGGCTGTTACCCTTGGCTAGTATATTACACCCCTTTAGGGCTTGGTGAGGTTATAAGATTTAATCTGTGTTTTGGATGAAGTTAAAATTTAAGGTGAAGTTCGATAAACCTAAATATTATCGTGAAAACTGGCCTAAAACTATCCCTGTGGTATCTCGTTTACTCAAGCTTATAAAACCAAAAAAAACCGTGGATTTTCACCCACGGTTAATTAAACTTTTTACTATTGCCAACCCTATAAGAATTGACACAGAACACTTTACTTAATTTTTCTAAACTTTTTGATTTTATGGAAGGTAAGGAAGTTGGCATCATGGTTATTGTGTGCTCCTCCTACCCCATCATCATAGGCAGTTCTGGATAAAAAGAGGATGTCTTTCCCATTGAATACCCAATCAAGGTATTGGAAACCATGTTTTTTAACATCTTCATGTTGCAATAATACTTTCTTTTGCTCCCAGTTGATTAAATCAGGAGAAGAAAACAATGCTTGGGTATTTCTAATACTGGCCGGGTTTTTACCTTTGTTTTCTTTCTTAACTGATTCAGGGATAACATTGGCAATGGTCCAGTAAAGGTCACTTTTTTCATCATAGCGAATGGTGAATTTTTTACTTCCTCCAGGAAAGGGGATAAATCCAGTTGCTGGATCAAAAGTGGCTTTTTTACCATCGGCACTAATTTTAACTCTGGCAGCTTTCTCTTCTAAAGTAGAACGGTCATCCACACGCAACATGTCCCAAATTTGTCCCTCTTTGTCTACGACTGCATTGCCTTCTAACCAGCCACCGAAGTTGCCATCCAAATAAGTAGAATCATAGTACAGGATATTGCTACTTGTCCAACTATCAGCTTGCAATAAATCAGCGTCAACAGGTGCTGAAAGCATAAAAGCCCCATATCTTTTTCCCCATTTTTTAATTGGCCCCATGGCACTTTCCATGGCTCTCCAAATTCTTCCATTGTGTTCAATAATAGGCATAGGAGCGCAATGGTACTCCCCTTCAAGGATTAAGCCATTGCTACTGTTGGTAGGTTTGGTCCAGGTTTTTCCACCATCATCTGAGCGCCTTACAAGCGTATTCCCATGATGTCTGTCAGGTCCAATTAGCCAAAGTGTCCCTTGGTGAACAAAAAGTTTGGACCAAAACGCCCCGTCAATTTCAGCAATTTCCTTCCAGGATTTCCCCTTATTACTGGAGGTATAAATTTTTGAAGTAGCTCTTTTATGCTCATTGGACTCAGGTCCAAAAAAATCATGGGAGGCCACATAATCTCCATTGGGTAAAATGGCCAAACTTGGAGATCCAATGTACTTGCCTGAGGAAGCCGGACTGTAGGTTACCACCACACCAGGCACTTTTGAATCATCAAATTGCTGTGCAGCCAAGCTGAAACCGGATAACAGGACTGTAATTAAAATTGCTACTATTTTCATTCTAGTTATTATGTTTGAATATTAATTCGTGGAATTTTGCACTTAGAACAACAAAAGAAATCGCCTACAACATAGCAGGCTAATCCCAAATATACTTACTGTTTCTTTCATTTTCCACTTTATAGAAAACCAATAACGCATAATTTACCTGGCAAAGTCATCCAATTTTTGGCATGCTTGAATTTTTTAAGCAAAAATCAGAAAGCCTTCCCTGGCCTGCAGCTTAATGGGATATTTCATAATTGCCCTCTTGTCCCCGTGCAGGTAAATCTGTCAATGCAACTTGCAATCTTGCTTCAATGAAAACATTACATCCTGACCTAACCCAACTTAAAAGTTTAAGATTTTGTAAAGAATGGGAAGAATTTTACCGCGACTTCAACAATGTGTGCTTTTTTGAATAAATGTTTAATGGGAATAAATATTGGCTTATATAATTTATGTTTTTTATCGTTATACGATAATAAATCACAATCATTTCCAATAGATAAATTTTTGGGATTCGAAAAATTAAATTTATAACCAACTAATTCTAACAGCACCAAAACCAACTAACCATGAAAGCAGCAGTTTTTCACAAACCGGGTCAAATTCAAGTGGATAATGTAGACGACCCAGGTCTTATAGACCCAACAGATGTTATCTTAAAAGTTACTTCAACAGCCATATGTGGTTCTGATCTTCACATTTTAAGTGGTGCTGTTCCCCAAGCGGGAAATATGATCATGGGGCATGAATTTATGGGTATAGTGGAGGAAGTAGGAAAAGGAGTCAAAAAGCTTAAAAAAGGGGACCGTGTGGTAGTACCTTTTCCGCTTTCATGTGGCCATTGTTTTTTCTGTAATCATGGCGCTTCACCTCATTGTGAACAATCTAATTATAAAAACTATGGACCCAATGGCAATCTTACCGATCAGAAAGGAGGTGCATTGTTTGGCTATACCGATTTGTACGGGGGCTATTCTGGAGGTCAGGCGGAATATGTGAGGGTACCTTATGCAGATATCAGTCCTCGCATCGTTCCGGATAAGCTGAGTGATGATCAAGCCCTGTTTCTAACCGATATATTCCCTACAGGCTGGTCCGCTATCGATTGGGCACAGCTTAAAGGAGGAGAAACGGTAGCGATTTTTGGCTCGGGTCCGGTGGGATTAATGGCACAAAAAGCTGCATGGGTGAATGGTGCTGGACGAGTCATAGCAATTGACCCCCTAGAGTATAGGCTTAAAAAAGCCCGTGATGTAAATCACGTTACGACGCTCAACCCACATGATGTAGAAGTGGTAGAAGCCATCCGCGGAATGACTGAAGGCAGAGGTGCCGATGTTTGTGTAGATGCTGTTGGTTTTGAGCCAGAAAGGACCATGATGGACAAATTAAAGGCCACTATCAATTTTGAAAAAGGCAGTATGAAAGTGCTTGACATGGCTTTTAGGACAGTAAGAAGAGGAGGCACAGTAAGTATAGTCGGCGTATATGGGTCAACTTATGACAATTTCCCACTTCACAGGGTGTTTGATAAGGCCATTACGATCAAACAGGGACAGGCTCCTGTAATAAATTATATAGATAAACTCATTACCCTTGTTGAAGAAAACAAAGTTGTATTAGATGATATTATTTCACATACACTTCCTCTTTCCGAAGCATCAAAAGGCTATGAGATATTTGATAAAAAAGAAGACGACTGTGTGAAAGTTGTTTTGAAACCGTAAACAATACCTAATAGTTATGGCTACACGAAAAATTTCTTCAAACCGTTTCAGCCGATCAATTGGAATCTCTAGAGGTAAAATAGAAAATTAAGGAGTGAGGCTTGCCCTCACCCTTATTGTTCCAATCAATTAAAAGCTTGTAATAATATGGATATTAGGTATTTTCTAATCACGCTTTTATCAGGAATAGCAGGTACAATCGCCATGACTTTGGTAATGTACCTATACAGTT
Protein-coding sequences here:
- a CDS encoding sialidase family protein, which codes for MKIVAILITVLLSGFSLAAQQFDDSKVPGVVVTYSPASSGKYIGSPSLAILPNGDYVASHDFFGPESNEHKRATSKIYTSSNKGKSWKEIAEIDGAFWSKLFVHQGTLWLIGPDRHHGNTLVRRSDDGGKTWTKPTNSSNGLILEGEYHCAPMPIIEHNGRIWRAMESAMGPIKKWGKRYGAFMLSAPVDADLLQADSWTSSNILYYDSTYLDGNFGGWLEGNAVVDKEGQIWDMLRVDDRSTLEEKAARVKISADGKKATFDPATGFIPFPGGSKKFTIRYDEKSDLYWTIANVIPESVKKENKGKNPASIRNTQALFSSPDLINWEQKKVLLQHEDVKKHGFQYLDWVFNGKDILFLSRTAYDDGVGGAHNNHDANFLTFHKIKKFRKIK
- a CDS encoding alcohol dehydrogenase catalytic domain-containing protein, coding for MKAAVFHKPGQIQVDNVDDPGLIDPTDVILKVTSTAICGSDLHILSGAVPQAGNMIMGHEFMGIVEEVGKGVKKLKKGDRVVVPFPLSCGHCFFCNHGASPHCEQSNYKNYGPNGNLTDQKGGALFGYTDLYGGYSGGQAEYVRVPYADISPRIVPDKLSDDQALFLTDIFPTGWSAIDWAQLKGGETVAIFGSGPVGLMAQKAAWVNGAGRVIAIDPLEYRLKKARDVNHVTTLNPHDVEVVEAIRGMTEGRGADVCVDAVGFEPERTMMDKLKATINFEKGSMKVLDMAFRTVRRGGTVSIVGVYGSTYDNFPLHRVFDKAITIKQGQAPVINYIDKLITLVEENKVVLDDIISHTLPLSEASKGYEIFDKKEDDCVKVVLKP